One window from the genome of Elaeis guineensis isolate ETL-2024a chromosome 5, EG11, whole genome shotgun sequence encodes:
- the LOC105035734 gene encoding transcription factor MYBC1 — MVERSRIVGGGMREESEEESSNVNTTNSSNNWFASWEDQLPKPEELMPLSQTLITPDLALAFDLPSPNRPAPLPDHESGGGAAIAGDEGSAARTLKRPRLVWTPQLHKRFVDAVAHLGIKNAVPKTIMQLMGVEGLTRENVASHLQKYRLYLKRMQQTSSSASAAGHSAAAALTGGGHISAADHQLFASAPVPHHFLSPRGPEPPFVPLVPVNPLHHPHHQHQIGQQYYYQRQMGHFGPAVSGGVGGGGGFDHRFLSQASAPPMGMHQMGMGMGMGFHPSAASYGEELESGERGGGRRELTLFPTGDD; from the coding sequence aTGGTAGAGAGATCAAGAATAGTAGGAGGAGGGATGAGAGAAGAATCGGAGGAGGAGTCGTCCAACGTCAATACTACCAACAGCAGTAACAACTGGTTCGCCAGCTGGGAGGATCAGCTGCCCAAGCCTGAAGAGCTGATGCCCCTCTCGCAAACCCTCATCACCCCCGACCTCGCCCTCGCCTTCGACCTCCCGTCCCCCAACCGCCCCGCCCCCCTACCCGACCATGAATCCGGCGGGGGCGCCGCCATCGCCGGCGACGAGGGGTCGGCGGCGCGGACGCTGAAGCGGCCGCGGCTGGTGTGGACGCCGCAGCTCCACAAACGGTTCGTGGATGCGGTGGCCCACCTGGGGATCAAGAACGCCGTCCCCAAGACCATCATGCAGCTGATGGGCGTCGAGGGACTCACCCGGGAGAACGTCGCCAGCCACCTCCAGAAGTACCGCCTCTACCTCAAGCGCATGCAGCAGACCTCCTCATCCGCCTCCGCCGCCGGCCACAGCGCCGCCGCCGCCCTTACCGGAGGCGGCCACATCTCGGCGGCCGACCACCAGCTCTTCGCCAGCGCCCCCGTACCCCACCACTTCCTCAGCCCCCGTGGGCCGGAGCCGCCCTTCGTGCCGCTCGTCCCTGTGAACCCCCTTCACCACCCGCACCATCAGCACCAGATCGGGCAGCAGTACTACTATCAGAGGCAGATGGGGCATTTTGGGCCGGCGGTGAGCGGTGGCGTCGGTGGTGGTGGGGGGTTCGATCACCGCTTCCTGTCGCAGGCCTCGGCACCGCCGATGGGGATGCATCAGATGGGAATGGGGATGGGGATGGGTTTCCACCCGTCGGCTGCTTCTTATGGGGAGGAATTGGAGTCGGGGGAGAGGGGAGGCGGAAGGAGGGAGCTCACTCTTTTTCCTACAGGTGATGATTGA